One window from the genome of Candidatus Aminicenantes bacterium encodes:
- a CDS encoding TrpB-like pyridoxal phosphate-dependent enzyme has product MSTIIQLPRNQLPRQWYNLAADLARPVPPPLGPDGNPVTPEQLAPVFPANLIEQEMCTQRWVDIPEGVLELLSRWRPTPLHRAERLEKALNTPARIYFKNESVSPPGSHKPNTAVAQAWYNREAGIRRLTTETGAGQWGSALAFACSLLGIECRVYMVRISFDQKPMRKTMMQTWGADCIASPSTETSCGRQVLASDPDTPGSLGIAISEAVEAAVSDSTGRTRYSLGSVLNHVMLHQSVIGQEAQQQMKLAGEQKVDTVIGCVGGGSNFAGLAFPFVRDKIHGADIDIIPVEPTSCPTLTRAPYTYDHGDASRLTPLLAMHTLGHGFIPPPIHAGGLRYHGMAPMVSEAAVEGLLRPRAYPQLRCYEAALLFARSEGLIVAPETSHAIAAVIDEANRAREEGRERTILFNLSGHGLMDLSGYERFLRGELTDYILPEADMNTSLKLLDGLPSAPIPA; this is encoded by the coding sequence ATGTCTACCATTATCCAGTTACCGCGCAACCAGTTGCCCAGGCAGTGGTACAATCTGGCGGCGGACCTGGCCCGGCCGGTACCGCCCCCCCTGGGACCCGACGGCAATCCCGTCACCCCGGAACAACTGGCGCCGGTTTTTCCCGCCAACCTTATTGAACAGGAGATGTGCACCCAGCGCTGGGTGGACATTCCCGAGGGTGTTCTGGAACTGCTTTCCCGCTGGCGCCCGACCCCGCTTCACCGGGCCGAACGCCTGGAAAAAGCCCTCAACACTCCGGCCCGGATCTATTTCAAGAACGAAAGCGTTTCCCCTCCCGGAAGCCACAAGCCCAACACCGCCGTGGCCCAGGCCTGGTACAACCGTGAGGCCGGCATCCGGCGCTTGACCACGGAAACCGGCGCGGGCCAATGGGGATCCGCCCTGGCCTTCGCCTGCAGTCTGCTGGGCATAGAGTGTCGCGTCTACATGGTGCGCATCAGCTTTGACCAGAAACCGATGCGCAAGACCATGATGCAGACCTGGGGGGCCGATTGCATCGCCAGCCCCAGCACGGAAACCTCCTGCGGCCGACAGGTATTGGCGTCCGACCCCGATACCCCGGGCAGCCTGGGAATCGCCATCAGCGAGGCCGTGGAAGCCGCGGTCTCAGATTCGACCGGTCGCACCCGCTACTCCCTGGGCAGTGTGCTCAACCACGTCATGCTGCACCAATCCGTAATCGGCCAGGAAGCCCAACAGCAGATGAAGTTGGCCGGCGAGCAGAAGGTGGACACAGTAATCGGCTGCGTGGGTGGGGGAAGCAACTTTGCCGGGCTGGCTTTCCCTTTCGTGCGCGATAAAATCCATGGTGCCGACATCGACATCATCCCGGTGGAACCCACTTCCTGCCCCACCCTCACCCGCGCCCCCTATACTTACGACCACGGCGACGCATCCCGGCTCACGCCGTTGCTGGCCATGCATACCTTGGGTCACGGTTTCATCCCTCCCCCCATTCACGCCGGCGGATTGCGTTACCACGGCATGGCGCCGATGGTTTCCGAGGCCGCGGTGGAAGGCTTGTTGCGTCCACGCGCTTACCCGCAATTGCGGTGTTATGAAGCCGCGCTGCTTTTCGCCCGCAGCGAGGGCCTGATCGTGGCTCCTGAAACCAGCCATGCCATCGCGGCCGTGATCGACGAGGCCAACCGCGCCAGGGAAGAAGGCCGCGAACGCACAATCCTCTTTAACCTGAGCGGCCACGGCCTGATGGACCTTTCGGGTTACGAACGCTTTTTGCGGGGTGAACTGACGGATTACATTCTGCCGGAAGCGGACATGAACACTTCACTCAAGTTGTTGGACGGGCTTCCCAGCGCACCGATCCCAGCCTGA